Sequence from the Pararhizobium gei genome:
TGACGGCGTCCGTGAAGCGTTCCCAGCCCTTGCCCTGATGCGAGGCCGCCATGCCGCGCTCCACCGTCAGGACGCTGTTGAGAAGCAATACGCCCTGGCGCGCCCAGGTTTCCAGACACCCGTGCCGGGCAGGCGGAATATCGAGATCGCTCTGGAGTTCCTTGTAGATATTAACCAGTGACGGCGGCGTGCGGACACCGGGCTTGACGCTGAACGACAGGCCATGCGCCTGTCCGTCCCCGTGATAGGGGTCCTGCCCCAAAATCACGACACGCACCTTTTCCAGCGGTGTCAGGTCGAGCGCGCGGAAATAATCCGCACCCTTCGGGAAGATCTGCTTCCCGCCTTGTTTTTCCTCGACCAGAAACGTTTTCAGCTGCGCCATGTAGGGCGCGGTAAACTCGGCGGCCAAACGTGCCTTCCAGCTCTCCTCAAGCTTGACATTCGATTCCATCTCGCCCTCGCTCAAATTTAGACTTTCAGGACCCGGAACTTAACGTCGGCAAGAAGGATAGCAAGCATGCCGGTGATAGCGATATATTTTATGAAATATACCGCTGGTGAAAATCCGCGAGGCGATATATCTGGTTGGATATAGCCAACTTACGAGGAAGCCGATGCGCATCGCTCGCCGGAATGCAGTTCGATTTCTTGTTGCCCTCGGGGCAACGCTTTCCCTCGGTACACTGAACTCGGCCCGACCCGTCAGCGCCGCCGAAAAGGTAATTGTGTTTGCCGCAGCCAGCTTGAAAAACGCTCTGGATGCCGTCAATGCGGAGTGGCGGAAAGAGAGCGGCAAGGAAGCGACCGTGTCCTATGCAGCCAGTTCGGCCCTGGCCAGACAGATCGAATCCGGCGCGCCGGCCGATGTTTTCCTGTCCGCAGATCTTGCCTGGATGGACTATCTCGCGGCACGAAAACGGATCAAGAATGACAGCCGGGCAAATCTTCTCGGCAACAGGATTGTCCTGGTAACGGGAAAGACGAATGCTCCGGCGGTCGATATCCGCCAAGGCTTCAATCTCAAGGGACTGCTGGGCGACGAAAAACTCGCCATGGGCGCCGTCGATTCGGTACCTGCCGGGAAATACGGCAAGGCAGCGCTGGAGAAACTGGGGGTCTGGTCATCGGTCGAGAAAAATGTCGCCGGCAGTGAAAACGTTCGCGCCGCCCTTCTGCTCGTATCCCGGGGCGAAGCCCCCTACGGCATCGTCTACCAGACGGACGCTGCGGCCGACAAAGGTGTGACCATTGCCGGCACATTTCCGCGGGACAGCCATCCGCCGATCGTCTACCCGGTTGCCCTTACGATCGGAAGCAAGAACCCGGATGCGTTGGCCTATCTCGATTTCATCCGATCGCCAAAGGCCGCGGCGCTTTTCGAAGCCCATGGCTTTTTGGTCATAAAGCAGGCTGTTGTCCAGCCGTGACATGCAGGGAGCGTGACCTTTGGATTGGCTGGTACTGAGCGATTCGGAATGGTTGGCGGTTAAGCTCAGCCTGCGCGTATCCTGCGTCGCCATGCTCGCCAGCCTGCCCTTTGCAATCGCAATCGCGATGCTTCTGGCGCGCGGCCGCTTCTGGGGAAAATCTGTCCTCAACGGTATCGTTCATCTGCCTCTGGTGCTGCCTCCCGTCGTAACGGGTTTTCTTTTGCTCATCCTGTTCGGAAAACGCGGCGTTCTCGGCGCACCGCTTGCCGACTATACCGGCATCACATTGTCCTTTCGCTGGACAGGTGCCGCGCTGGCCTGCGCGATCATGGCCTTTCCACTGATGGTCCGCAGCATCCGGCTCTCGATCGAGGCCGTAGATCGCCGCCTGGAACAGGCCGCCTCGACACTCGGAGCGCCGCCAGCCTGGGTCTTTCTGACGGTGACATTGCCTCTCGTCGTTCCCGGCATCATCGCCGGCATGATTTTGGCCTTCGCCAAGGCCATGGGCGAATTCGGCGCGACAATCACCTTCGTGTCCAACATTCCCGGAGAAACCCAGACGCTGTCATCGGCGATCTACAGTTTCACCCAGGTGCCGGGTGGCGATGCCGGCGCCTATCGCCTGACGCTGATTTCCATCGCGATCTCCATGACGGCGCTGATGATATCCGAGACAATAGCAAACCGCGCAGCGCGCAAGATGGAGCGGCCATGAGCCTTGATGTCGATATACGCCACCGCATCGGCGGTTTCGACCTTCATGCCGCCTTTTCAGCGAGCCGCGGTGTGACGGCCCTGTTTGGACGATCGGGTTCGGGAAAGACGTCACTGATCAATCTTGTGGCCGGACTGCTCCGGCCAGATGCCGGACGGATCACGTTCGATGACGAAATCCTTGCCGACAGTGCCACCCGAAGTTTCGTGCCGCCACACCGGCGCCGCTTTGGCTATGTGTTTCAGGAAGCCCGTTTGTTTCCGCATTTGAGCGTGCGGCGCAATCTTCTCTACGGCCGCTGGTTTTCGCAAAGCGGCAAAACCATGCCGGACTTCTCCCGCATCGTGGATCTCCTCAACGTTGGACCCCTTCTCGATCGAGCGCCCGCAAACCTCTCCGGCGGCGAAAAGCAGCGTATCGCGATCGGCCGTGCACTTCTGTCCAGTCCGCGCTTGCTGATCATGGATGAACCGCTGGCGGCGCTCGACGACGAGAGGAAAGCCGATATTCTACCCTATCTGGAGCGACTGCGCGATGAGGCCGGCCTTCCGATCCTCTATGTCAGCCATGCCCTCGGCGAAGTCGCGCGACTGGCGGACAAGGCGATCCTGCTCGACCAGGGCCGCGTGGTTGCCGCAGGGGATACAGCCCTCGTCCTCAGCGCCCCCTCTGCCGCCGTCAGCCGGCGCGAAGCGGGTGTCCTGCTGGAGGGAATGGCCGGAGAAGGAGACGACGAGCATCACATTACGCCGGTTCACATTGGTGCCCTCCTTATCCGAGGGCCGCAGATACGGGTTCCTGCCGGCAAGCCGGTTAGGCTAAGAATCGCTGCCCGCGATGTGATGCTCGCGACAAGCAGGCCTGAAGGCCTGAGTGCGTTGAACATTTTCGACGGCACTGTTCTTGCCGTCGGTGAGCCCGTTAACGGCATGGTCGATGTTCATGTGAACTGTGCGGGAACAACGATCATTTCCCGGATCACATCGTTATCCTTCGCCATGATGGGTCTTGGAACGGGCAGATCGGTTTACGCCATCGTCAAGAGCGTGGCTCTGGAGCCTTGAAAGCCGGCTCGCCCTGCCCCGCATGGAAACTTCGGTTTTTCTCCAGCCACGCCAGTTCATCGGCAAGCGCAGTATTCACCTTTGCCTCCATGCTGCGGAACCGGAAGATCAGTTCCTCGCCAAACGGCGTGACGACGGCGCCGCCGCCCAGTTTCCCGCCACGCTGCGAGGAAACAGCGTCTTCAACGAACATCGCGTTGAGCGCGCTGACCAGAAGCCAGGCCCGCCGGTAGGACATGCCCATCGCACGGCCCGCCGCCGAAATCGACCCGGTTTCGCGAATATGTTCAAGCAGCGTGATTTTGCCGCGACCCAGCCGCTCCGCATGGGGAAAATCGACTTTCAGGACAGGGGTGAGGCCGGCGAAAAATGTCTCGGTCATGCGGCATGCTTTCTCTGGTCTCAGAGACTATAGCGTTGCGCATCCGCCAGTGTACAGACGAGCCTTACTCCCCATCAGACATCGCCCACGCTCCGCGACGGAAGAAAGGCGGCTAGATGGACACCTGCTCGCCGATTTCCACGACGCGGTTTGCGGGCAGCTTGAAGTAGGTTGACGGATCAATCCCGAGGCCTGCGAGTGCGATGTAAAGATTGTCCTGCCACCACGGGAGCCCGGAATTCGGGTTGCCTATGAGCGTGCGCCGTCCAAGATAGAACGAGGTTTGCATGATCTCGAACTTGAAGCCCGCCTTTTTGCAAACCGCCAGAGCCTTGGAGACATTCGGCTCGTCCATGAAGCCGAAGCAGAGTTCGAGCTTGGAAAAGCGGTCCGAAAGCTGCGTCATCGTCACGCGGTCCGACTGGGGAACATAGGGCTTTTCCGAGGTCCGCACCGTCAGGATGACATTCTTCTCGTGCAGCACGTGATTGTGCTTGATATTGTGCAGGAGAACAGCAGGCGTCTTGTCGCCGACGCTTGTCAGAAACACCGCCGTCCCCGGCACCGTGGCAGGCGCGTGGGTCGATTTTTCGATCGACCGGATGAAACGATCCAGTGGAATGTCGTGCCGCGCGG
This genomic interval carries:
- the ung gene encoding uracil-DNA glycosylase; the protein is MESNVKLEESWKARLAAEFTAPYMAQLKTFLVEEKQGGKQIFPKGADYFRALDLTPLEKVRVVILGQDPYHGDGQAHGLSFSVKPGVRTPPSLVNIYKELQSDLDIPPARHGCLETWARQGVLLLNSVLTVERGMAASHQGKGWERFTDAVIRAVNEQPHPVVFILWGSYAQKKAGFVDQAKHLVIRSPHPSPLSAHNGFFGSKPFSKANDFLISKGREPIDWALPADAGQT
- the modA gene encoding molybdate ABC transporter substrate-binding protein, which codes for MRIARRNAVRFLVALGATLSLGTLNSARPVSAAEKVIVFAAASLKNALDAVNAEWRKESGKEATVSYAASSALARQIESGAPADVFLSADLAWMDYLAARKRIKNDSRANLLGNRIVLVTGKTNAPAVDIRQGFNLKGLLGDEKLAMGAVDSVPAGKYGKAALEKLGVWSSVEKNVAGSENVRAALLLVSRGEAPYGIVYQTDAAADKGVTIAGTFPRDSHPPIVYPVALTIGSKNPDALAYLDFIRSPKAAALFEAHGFLVIKQAVVQP
- the modB gene encoding molybdate ABC transporter permease subunit: MDWLVLSDSEWLAVKLSLRVSCVAMLASLPFAIAIAMLLARGRFWGKSVLNGIVHLPLVLPPVVTGFLLLILFGKRGVLGAPLADYTGITLSFRWTGAALACAIMAFPLMVRSIRLSIEAVDRRLEQAASTLGAPPAWVFLTVTLPLVVPGIIAGMILAFAKAMGEFGATITFVSNIPGETQTLSSAIYSFTQVPGGDAGAYRLTLISIAISMTALMISETIANRAARKMERP
- the modC gene encoding molybdenum ABC transporter ATP-binding protein, with product MSLDVDIRHRIGGFDLHAAFSASRGVTALFGRSGSGKTSLINLVAGLLRPDAGRITFDDEILADSATRSFVPPHRRRFGYVFQEARLFPHLSVRRNLLYGRWFSQSGKTMPDFSRIVDLLNVGPLLDRAPANLSGGEKQRIAIGRALLSSPRLLIMDEPLAALDDERKADILPYLERLRDEAGLPILYVSHALGEVARLADKAILLDQGRVVAAGDTALVLSAPSAAVSRREAGVLLEGMAGEGDDEHHITPVHIGALLIRGPQIRVPAGKPVRLRIAARDVMLATSRPEGLSALNIFDGTVLAVGEPVNGMVDVHVNCAGTTIISRITSLSFAMMGLGTGRSVYAIVKSVALEP
- a CDS encoding winged helix-turn-helix domain-containing protein — translated: MTETFFAGLTPVLKVDFPHAERLGRGKITLLEHIRETGSISAAGRAMGMSYRRAWLLVSALNAMFVEDAVSSQRGGKLGGGAVVTPFGEELIFRFRSMEAKVNTALADELAWLEKNRSFHAGQGEPAFKAPEPRS